The Phycisphaerae bacterium sequence GTCGGCTTGCCGGCCCGGCCGCTCAGGGCTACCTCAACAGAGTCGCGGGTGGCGCCTCTCGGCGGGGAACGGACTGAATGGCAGTTATCCAGTACCTGACCACCGCGCTGGTCGCCCCGTTCAAAAAGCGTTCGAATACCTCAGATCCGTCCGAGGGAAGGAGTTGTCACCGTGGTGCATTCGTCAAACTGGGTGAGATGGGGGATGGCCGTGCTGCTCGCCTTGTGCGGCTACGCTCCCTCGCGGGTCCAGGCTGAGTCCTGTGGGTGTCGCGCCAGTGACTTCGATGACGACTTGGACGTGGACCAATCCGACTTCGCCCATCTCCAGATGTGCCTGACGGGCTATTCGGTTCTCAGCGACTCCGCTTGTGCCGACGCCGATTTGGATGGCAACAACTTGGTCAATGCCGAGGATCTGCGGGCCTTCATCGCGTGCATGAGCGGGCCAGGGGTCGTACCCCAGGGTGGCGCCCTCGACAATTTCTTCATCAGTGAGTTTATTGCCTCCAACGGAACCGGTCTTGTGGACGAAGACGGGGAGCATTCCGACTGGATCGAGATCTACAATCCCTGCATTCCTGGCGCCAACCTTGAGGGCTGGTATCTGACCGACGACGCCACGAATCTGACCAAGTGGCGGTTTCCCTCCGTGATTGTGGGCAAGAACAAGTTCCTGATTATCTTCGCTTCGGGGAAGAACCGAAAAGACCCAAACGGCAAGCTGCATACGAACTTCAAACTGGCCAACGAGGGGGAATATCTGGCCCTCGTCGCCCCCGACGGCGAGACCGTGGTGCAGGCATTCCAGCCAACCTATCCGGAGCAGTTGCCCAACGTCGCCTACGGCCTGGCCCAGGCCGCTTCGAAGTCGATTCAGAGCCGGTCCGAAGTAAAATACCATGTTCCGACCTCCGGCGACTCGAGCCTTGGAACCAGCTGGACCTCGCCCGATTTCGTTGACTCGACGTGGCAGGACGGAATCTCCGGCCTGGGCTTCAGCTCCGTGGCTCCTGCATTCAAGGTTGATGTCTACAAGGCGAACATCTCGACCTGCGACATGGCCACGGCCAAAGGCGTGATCACCAATACCTCGCAGCAGGAATGGGCCGCGACCGGCACCTCCCCGATCATCGATTTCTTCAACAGCGGCGGCGCCGGGAACTACAGCAATAACCTCGCCTTCCCGGGCATGGAGAACGGCGCCGACGTGGAAAACTACGTCGTGCAGGTCACCGGCACCATCGTTATTCCGTCCATGGGTGAGTGGACCTTCGGCGTCAACAGTGACGATGGGTTCGAACTGACCCTGACCCGGGCGGGCACCGTCTTCGAGACCTCCTTCCCCGAGCCGCGATCCACTAGCGATACACTCGCGGTCTTCGAGATTACCGAGGTGGGGACCTACAACGTGAACCTGGTCTTCTACGAATGCGGGGGCGGTTCGGCCCTGGAGTTCTTCGCTGCCCCGGGCTCCTATGAGAGCTTCAACGCCGAAGCCTTCGATCTCGTGGGCGATACGGCCAGCGGCGGCCTGGCGGTCGGCGTTCTCGGCGGCGACATTGCGACTGACATCGGCGCGGAGATGCGCGACGTCAATTCGTCGGTCTGGGTCCGGGTCCCGTTCCAGGTCGACTCTCCGACGTCATACGAGTTCATGGCCTTGAGAATGAAGTACGAGGATGGCTACGTGGCCTACCTGAACGGGAGGGAGATTGCCCGCCGAAACAGCCCCGGCACTTTGGCGTGGAACTCGGCTGCCGCTTCCGACCGGTCCATCACCGAAGCGGCCGAGTACGAGGAGATCGACGTCACCACCTTCATGCGCCATCTGGTCCCAGGACAGAACCTGCTGGCGGTTCATGGACTCAATGATGCGGCCAACGACCCCGACTTCCTCGTGCTGCCCGAACTGGTCTTGGGCAACAACGTACTGTTGGCCCAGTATCTCTCCCCCCCGACGCCGGGAACATTCAACGTCGCCGGAGACGTCGATTTTGTCCGCTCGCTCGCGTTCAGCACGGAACACGGTTTCTTCAACACCCCGTTCCAGCTGGCCATCACTACACCGACGCCCGACGTGGAAATCCGCTACACGCTCGACGGTTCCACACCCACCGAGTCCAACGGCACAGTCTACACCGGCCCGATCACGATCAGCCAGACCAGCGTGGTCCGGGCGGCCGGCTTCAAGCTGGGCTACATCACCTCCCGGGTCACGACCCGGACCTACCTGTTCCTCGCCGACGTGGTCCAGCAATCGCCGAGCGAGCAGGCGCCCGGTCCAAACTGGCCGGCGCCGGGAAGCTCAGTCAACGGCCAGGACATGGACTACGGCATGGATCCGACGATCCTGAATGACGCTCGTTACGCGAACCTGGTCGATGACGCCCTCCTGGCTATTCCGACCATTTCCATGGTCACGGATCTGGCCAATCTGTTCAGTTCCACCAAGGGGATCTACGTCAACGCCGGCGGTGACGGGCAGGCCTGGGAGCGCCCGGCCTCGCTCGAGCTGATCCATCCCGACGGTACCGAGGGCTTCCAGATCGATGCCGGGGTGCGCATCCGCGGCGGCTACAGCCGAAGCGGTAGCAACCCCAAGCATGCCTTCCGGTTCTTCTTCCGTTCCGAGTACGGATCGGGCAAGCTGGCCTATCCGCTCTTCGGGGACGAAGGCGCTGCTGAGTTCGACAAGATCGACCTGGCTACGGCCCAGAACTACTCGTGGAGCTTTGAGTACGGCACCAAGAACACGTTCCTGAGGGATTTCTTCTCCCGAGATACCCAGCGCGACATGGGCAAGCCCTACGCCCGCGGGCGCTACTATCACTTGTATATCAACGGCGTCTACTGGGGACTTTTCTACACCGACGAGCGCTGCGAGGCCGATTACGCGGCCACCTATTTCGGCGGCACCGACAACGATTACGACGTGATCAAGGTCGCGCCCGACAATGGTTACACCATCTATGCGACCGACGGCGATGTGAACGCCTACCACGAACTCTGGCTGATGTGCGGAGAAACCGGATCGAGCTCAGGTTACTACCCCACGGTCTCCAACGAGACGTACCAGCAGATTCGCGGCTGCAATCCTGACGGCACACGCAACCCCGCGTACAAGGTCCGGGTCGACATTGACAACCTCATCGATTACATCCTGTGCACGATCTTCGTGGCCGATCCGGACGGGCCGGCCGCCTGGGGCGGTGATTTCCCGAACAACTTCTTCGCCATCGGGGATCGCGCCGGGCTGATGGGCTTCCGATTCTTCCGTCACGACGCCGAGCATTCGATGGGGTGCTCGACCGGCGATCCGAACGAGCAGCGTACAGGTCCCTATATCGCCGGTTGGACGTTTGATCGCTTCAACCCGTGGCGCATTCACCAGGACCTGATCACTTGCACGGACTACCGCATCCGGTTCTCCGATCGCGTCTACCAGACGATGTTCGACAACGGCCCTCTGACCACCCAGAACAACCTCAATCGCCTCATCGCCCGTCGCGACCAGATCGATCTGGCGGTCGTCGCGGAATCGGCCCGCTGGGGCGATTCCAAGGGTGAACCGCCGCGCAACAGGATCGATACCTGGCTCCCGGCAGTCAACTGGATCCTGAACAACTACCTCCCGAACCGTACCAGCGTCGTTGCCCAGCAACTTCGCAACAAGGGCTGGTTCAAGGATCCGCCAACGACGAGCGTTGCCGGCGGGAGCATACCCGTCGGTACCGAGGTCGTCCTTTCGAACACGAGTAGCCCGGGAACGATCTACTATACGCTCGATGGCATCGATCCTCGGCTGCCCGGTGGGGCGGTCGCACCAACCGCGCGCACCTATCAGCCAACGACGACTTCGGTCACACTCGTCCCGAAAGGTGCCCGGTGGAAATACCTGGACAACGGCTCTGACCAGGGCACGGCGTGGTACGCGAAGACGTTCGACGACAGCGCGTGGAAAGGACCACAGGCCGCTCGCCTGGGCTACGGAAACGACGGCGAGACCTCGCCCAAGCTCTCCTATGGACCGAGCGCCAGTAACAAGTACATGACCTACTACTTCCGAAGTACATTCGCCGTGGGCGACACGTCGAACATCACCGAGCTCAAGCTGAGACTGCTTCGCGATGATGGAGCGATGGTCTACATCAACGGCACCAGAGTCCCGACCCCGCACTCGGTGGACAATATGCCCGATACCTGGAACTATCTGACCAGGGCCTCCTCCGCCGGCGAGGAGCAGACCTACTACGAGGCCAGTGTCAGCCCGACAATGCTCATTCCGAACACCACCAACACCATCGCGGTCGAGGTCCACCAGGTTGACCCTACGAGCACGGATCTCGGCTTCGACCTCGAACTCGTCGCCACCAAGGTCAGCACCACCTCGGACAAGATCATCATCAACACCAACACGCGGCTGATCGCCCGCGTCCTCAACGGTGCGGAATGGAGCGCCGCCAAGGTGGCCGATTACATGGTCGGGCCCGCCAACCTCTACATCAACGAGCTCATGGCCGACAACAAGGTCACGCTTGAGGATCCCGACGAAGCCGGGGAGTTCCCCGACTGGTTCGAGGTCTATA is a genomic window containing:
- a CDS encoding lamin tail domain-containing protein: MVHSSNWVRWGMAVLLALCGYAPSRVQAESCGCRASDFDDDLDVDQSDFAHLQMCLTGYSVLSDSACADADLDGNNLVNAEDLRAFIACMSGPGVVPQGGALDNFFISEFIASNGTGLVDEDGEHSDWIEIYNPCIPGANLEGWYLTDDATNLTKWRFPSVIVGKNKFLIIFASGKNRKDPNGKLHTNFKLANEGEYLALVAPDGETVVQAFQPTYPEQLPNVAYGLAQAASKSIQSRSEVKYHVPTSGDSSLGTSWTSPDFVDSTWQDGISGLGFSSVAPAFKVDVYKANISTCDMATAKGVITNTSQQEWAATGTSPIIDFFNSGGAGNYSNNLAFPGMENGADVENYVVQVTGTIVIPSMGEWTFGVNSDDGFELTLTRAGTVFETSFPEPRSTSDTLAVFEITEVGTYNVNLVFYECGGGSALEFFAAPGSYESFNAEAFDLVGDTASGGLAVGVLGGDIATDIGAEMRDVNSSVWVRVPFQVDSPTSYEFMALRMKYEDGYVAYLNGREIARRNSPGTLAWNSAAASDRSITEAAEYEEIDVTTFMRHLVPGQNLLAVHGLNDAANDPDFLVLPELVLGNNVLLAQYLSPPTPGTFNVAGDVDFVRSLAFSTEHGFFNTPFQLAITTPTPDVEIRYTLDGSTPTESNGTVYTGPITISQTSVVRAAGFKLGYITSRVTTRTYLFLADVVQQSPSEQAPGPNWPAPGSSVNGQDMDYGMDPTILNDARYANLVDDALLAIPTISMVTDLANLFSSTKGIYVNAGGDGQAWERPASLELIHPDGTEGFQIDAGVRIRGGYSRSGSNPKHAFRFFFRSEYGSGKLAYPLFGDEGAAEFDKIDLATAQNYSWSFEYGTKNTFLRDFFSRDTQRDMGKPYARGRYYHLYINGVYWGLFYTDERCEADYAATYFGGTDNDYDVIKVAPDNGYTIYATDGDVNAYHELWLMCGETGSSSGYYPTVSNETYQQIRGCNPDGTRNPAYKVRVDIDNLIDYILCTIFVADPDGPAAWGGDFPNNFFAIGDRAGLMGFRFFRHDAEHSMGCSTGDPNEQRTGPYIAGWTFDRFNPWRIHQDLITCTDYRIRFSDRVYQTMFDNGPLTTQNNLNRLIARRDQIDLAVVAESARWGDSKGEPPRNRIDTWLPAVNWILNNYLPNRTSVVAQQLRNKGWFKDPPTTSVAGGSIPVGTEVVLSNTSSPGTIYYTLDGIDPRLPGGAVAPTARTYQPTTTSVTLVPKGARWKYLDNGSDQGTAWYAKTFDDSAWKGPQAARLGYGNDGETSPKLSYGPSASNKYMTYYFRSTFAVGDTSNITELKLRLLRDDGAMVYINGTRVPTPHSVDNMPDTWNYLTRASSAGEEQTYYEASVSPTMLIPNTTNTIAVEVHQVDPTSTDLGFDLELVATKVSTTSDKIIINTNTRLIARVLNGAEWSAAKVADYMVGPANLYINELMADNKVTLEDPDEAGEFPDWFEVYNPNPFPVSMGGMYVTDMLGSPTMWKLPNDVIIQPGEFLVFYADEDTAQGSTHVGFKLSNNGEAVGLYDRDGVTPIDTVSFGVQLKDVSYGRYPDATGGWGKMATPTPWGPNSTLVGQ